From Rhizobium sp. BT03, one genomic window encodes:
- a CDS encoding phosphogluconate dehydrogenase C-terminal domain-containing protein, whose translation MTKIALFGAGGKMGYRLAKNLKGSRFQVRHVEVSDAGKARLKNDLGLDCVPVDAALDGADVVILAVPDTAIGKVAAGIVDKLAPGTMVVALDAAAPFAGHLPKRDDLTYFVTHPCHPPIFNDETDMQAKKDHFGGLFAKQHIVSALMQGPDSAYALGEEIAKIIWAPVMRSHRVTVDQLAMLEPGLSETVCASLLVIMRQAMDECVARGVPEEAARDFLLGHMNVLGAVIFKEVDGVFSDACNKAIEFGIPALMRDDWKKVFEPQEIAESIRRIT comes from the coding sequence ATGACCAAGATTGCTCTCTTCGGCGCCGGCGGCAAAATGGGTTACCGGCTTGCCAAAAACCTCAAGGGTTCGCGCTTCCAAGTGCGCCATGTCGAGGTGAGCGACGCCGGCAAGGCGCGCTTGAAGAACGATCTCGGTCTCGATTGCGTGCCCGTCGATGCTGCCCTCGACGGCGCCGACGTCGTCATCCTCGCCGTGCCGGATACGGCGATCGGCAAGGTGGCGGCCGGTATCGTCGACAAGCTCGCGCCCGGCACCATGGTGGTGGCGCTCGATGCCGCCGCGCCCTTCGCCGGCCACCTGCCGAAGCGAGATGATCTGACCTATTTCGTCACCCATCCCTGCCATCCGCCGATCTTCAACGACGAGACGGATATGCAGGCAAAGAAGGACCATTTCGGCGGCCTGTTTGCCAAGCAGCACATCGTCTCGGCGCTGATGCAGGGGCCGGACAGCGCCTATGCGCTCGGCGAGGAAATCGCCAAAATCATCTGGGCGCCGGTGATGCGCTCGCACCGGGTTACGGTCGATCAGCTCGCCATGCTCGAACCTGGCCTTTCCGAAACCGTCTGCGCTTCGCTGCTCGTCATCATGCGCCAAGCCATGGACGAATGCGTGGCCCGCGGCGTGCCTGAAGAAGCCGCCCGCGATTTCCTGCTCGGCCACATGAACGTGCTCGGCGCCGTCATCTTCAAGGAGGTCGACGGCGTCTTCTCGGATGCCTGCAACAAGGCGATCGAGTTCGGCATTCCGGCGCTGATGCGCGACGACTGGAAGAAAGTTTTCGAACCGCAGGAGATCGCCGAAAGCATCCGGCGCATCACCTGA
- a CDS encoding triose-phosphate isomerase produces MVVWVGTSFKMNKTVEEALAFAHRLAATDAERDTRVQRFVIPAFTAVREVKRVLSETSVKVGAQNMHWEDAGAWTGEISALMLKDCELDIVELGHSERREHFGETDEAVGLKVSAALRHGLTPLICIGETLQERQKGRADAVLRRQVEAALRGIDTEADKAPILLAYEPVWAIGANGIPATADYASERHGRIAELARSILGHAVPVLYGGSVNPDNCEELVTQAHIDGLFIGRSAWSVDGYLDILGRVSAAIYRSSPRQTASERKLP; encoded by the coding sequence ATGGTCGTCTGGGTCGGCACCAGTTTCAAGATGAACAAGACGGTGGAGGAAGCGCTCGCTTTCGCGCACCGCCTCGCAGCGACGGATGCGGAACGCGATACCCGCGTGCAGCGCTTCGTCATCCCCGCCTTTACTGCGGTGCGCGAAGTCAAGCGCGTGCTTTCCGAGACCTCGGTGAAGGTCGGTGCCCAGAACATGCATTGGGAGGATGCCGGCGCCTGGACCGGCGAGATTTCGGCCTTGATGCTGAAGGACTGCGAGCTCGATATCGTCGAGCTCGGCCATTCCGAGCGCCGCGAGCATTTCGGCGAGACCGACGAAGCCGTCGGCCTCAAGGTTTCCGCCGCGCTCCGTCATGGCCTGACGCCGCTGATCTGCATCGGCGAAACCTTGCAGGAACGCCAAAAGGGGCGGGCCGATGCCGTTTTGCGGCGCCAGGTCGAGGCCGCCTTGCGGGGCATCGACACCGAGGCCGACAAGGCTCCGATCCTGCTTGCCTATGAGCCTGTCTGGGCGATCGGCGCCAACGGCATTCCGGCGACGGCCGACTATGCGTCGGAACGACACGGAAGGATCGCCGAGCTGGCGAGATCCATTCTCGGCCATGCGGTGCCGGTTCTCTACGGCGGCAGCGTCAATCCCGACAATTGCGAGGAACTGGTGACGCAGGCGCATATCGACGGCCTGTTCATTGGCCGCTCTGCCTGGTCCGTCGACGGTTATCTCGACATTCTCGGCCGCGTCAGCGCGGCGATCTACCGCTCATCCCCACGCCAGACGGCGAGCGAAAGGAAACTGCCATGA
- a CDS encoding DUF2291 family protein has product MLRMKGALVAAIVAAALPGCKIIKTPTAEEKAAEVAKTAFDPNAKVEAIWQPQVVPYFEKRAGELKDIMQLVATSPDAAGEKYGNPRKQSSSPWTYAVKITGKVVAADTASRAATLDVDADGDGKADAKVQIGPALRGTALRDTLDFVNFNEFKNQIEWAQFGKAFNEKANTAFLSAVPRDGLAGKTVTVIGAFPLPKSGELPLVTPSELKVGS; this is encoded by the coding sequence ATGTTGAGAATGAAGGGCGCCCTGGTTGCTGCCATCGTGGCGGCGGCCCTGCCCGGTTGCAAGATCATCAAGACGCCGACCGCTGAGGAAAAAGCGGCTGAAGTGGCCAAGACCGCCTTCGATCCGAATGCCAAGGTCGAGGCGATCTGGCAGCCTCAAGTCGTGCCCTATTTCGAAAAGCGCGCCGGCGAGCTGAAGGACATCATGCAGCTCGTTGCCACGAGCCCCGATGCCGCGGGCGAAAAATACGGCAATCCGCGCAAGCAGAGCAGTTCGCCCTGGACCTATGCGGTGAAGATCACCGGCAAGGTCGTCGCGGCCGATACGGCCTCGCGCGCGGCGACGCTCGATGTCGATGCCGATGGCGACGGAAAGGCCGATGCGAAGGTGCAGATCGGCCCGGCGCTGCGCGGCACGGCACTGCGCGACACGCTCGATTTCGTCAATTTCAACGAGTTCAAGAACCAGATCGAATGGGCGCAGTTCGGCAAGGCGTTCAACGAGAAGGCCAATACCGCCTTCCTCTCCGCCGTCCCGCGCGACGGTCTTGCCGGCAAGACGGTAACGGTGATCGGCGCCTTTCCGCTGCCGAAAAGCGGCGAGCTGCCGCTCGTCACACCTTCGGAACTGAAGGTGGGCTCATGA
- a CDS encoding D-ribose ABC transporter substrate-binding protein — protein MKLTRRLTLAAFASALALGTAMPAFAADLIAIITPAHDNPFFKAEAVGAEAKAKELGYETLVMTHDDDANKQSEMIDTAIGRGAKAIILDNAGADASVAAVKKAKDAGIPSFLIDREINATGVAVAQIVSNNYQGAQLGAQEFVKLMGEKGNYVELVGKESDTNAGIRSQGYHDVIDDYPELKSVAKQSANWSQTEAYSKMETILQANPDIKGVISGNDTMAMGAIAALQAAGRKDVIVVGFDGSNDVRDSIKAGGIKATVLQPAYAQAQLAVEQADAYIKNKTTPKEEKQLMDCVLINADNSGKLETFALTN, from the coding sequence ATGAAACTGACACGCAGACTGACACTCGCAGCCTTTGCCAGCGCGCTGGCGCTGGGAACGGCCATGCCGGCCTTTGCGGCCGACCTCATCGCCATCATCACGCCGGCGCATGACAATCCCTTCTTCAAGGCCGAAGCCGTCGGCGCCGAAGCCAAGGCGAAGGAACTCGGCTACGAGACGCTCGTCATGACCCATGACGACGACGCCAACAAGCAGTCGGAAATGATCGATACGGCGATCGGGCGCGGCGCCAAAGCGATCATCCTCGACAATGCCGGCGCGGACGCCTCCGTTGCCGCCGTCAAGAAGGCCAAGGATGCCGGCATCCCCTCCTTCCTGATCGACCGCGAAATCAACGCGACCGGCGTTGCCGTCGCCCAGATCGTCTCGAACAACTATCAGGGCGCGCAGCTCGGGGCGCAGGAATTCGTCAAGCTGATGGGCGAGAAGGGCAATTACGTCGAGCTGGTGGGCAAGGAGTCCGACACCAATGCCGGCATCCGCTCACAGGGTTATCACGACGTCATCGACGATTATCCGGAGCTGAAGTCGGTCGCCAAGCAGTCGGCCAACTGGAGCCAGACGGAAGCCTATTCGAAGATGGAAACCATCCTTCAGGCCAATCCCGATATCAAGGGCGTGATCTCCGGCAACGACACCATGGCCATGGGCGCGATCGCCGCCCTTCAGGCCGCCGGCCGCAAGGACGTGATCGTCGTCGGCTTCGACGGCTCCAACGATGTGCGCGACTCGATCAAGGCGGGCGGCATCAAGGCGACGGTTCTGCAGCCCGCCTATGCGCAGGCCCAGTTGGCGGTGGAACAGGCCGACGCCTACATCAAGAACAAGACGACGCCGAAGGAAGAGAAGCAGTTGATGGATTGCGTTCTCATCAACGCCGACAATTCCGGCAAGCTCGAGACCTTCGCCCTGACGAATTGA
- a CDS encoding RpiB/LacA/LacB family sugar-phosphate isomerase: MKIAIGADSAGKPLLDVIAAHLAGKADLEVHDLSQSGFYADLSQRLAQTIVDGEHQRGILFCGTGIGVCISANKVPGIRAALTHDTYSAERAAKSNNAQIITMGARVIGPELAKSIVDVWLASEFDPDGPSAGNVEAIDRLDAEKHGS; encoded by the coding sequence ATGAAGATCGCAATTGGGGCGGACAGCGCCGGCAAACCGCTATTGGATGTCATTGCCGCCCATCTCGCCGGCAAGGCGGACCTCGAAGTTCACGATCTCAGCCAGTCCGGCTTTTATGCCGATCTTTCCCAGCGTCTGGCGCAGACGATCGTCGACGGCGAACACCAGCGCGGCATTCTGTTCTGCGGCACCGGCATCGGCGTGTGCATTTCGGCAAACAAGGTGCCTGGTATTCGCGCCGCACTCACCCACGACACCTATTCGGCCGAACGCGCGGCGAAATCGAACAACGCCCAGATCATCACGATGGGCGCGCGCGTCATCGGGCCGGAACTGGCGAAATCGATCGTCGACGTCTGGCTCGCCTCGGAATTCGACCCTGATGGCCCATCGGCCGGCAATGTCGAGGCGATCGACCGGCTCGACGCCGAAAAACACGGGTCTTGA